CCAGAAAATGCATTGTACAAGTATTCAACAGCAGAGTTATCCAGCTTACCATCTTCGTATAAGCTAAGGAGCTTTATCGCTATATCAGTCGACCCGGATTTATTGTCTGAGAGCAGATCCTTCATATCCATTTGTATTTCCTCTTATCATCTATTTACACATTTATTCCCTTATCTCTACTGAATACGCAAATTCTATGGATTCACCTGGATTTACAATTCTTAGCCCTATTCCATTATTGAATGCATCTACAGCCGACATCATTGGTTCGATTGCAACAGATTTTCCACCTGAGTATTTCCCGTTGTATATTACAAAGAAAGGCATGTTTTCCCTTTCTATTTGGATCATGTGTGATCCCATATCTACTACTATATCTTCATCCGCAAAAAACTGGTTGTCAAATTCATGCATAAAGGAATCTTCTTCGAAAAGGAACTTGTCCATCTTTCCTGTAGGGAATTGCCCGTCATATTCAAGTTTCCAAGTGTCCCTTGGCTTCTTTATTGCCCACCTACCATTGTAAAGGAAGTATGGATGGAAGCCCGCTGATACTGGCGCCCTTGTAAGGCCCCTGTTACTTGCCTTAACACGGCACGTATATTTTCCTTCAGACACTGTATGGGTTATGAAAATTTCAATGGGAGACGGATAACATTCATCCGCCATAATATACCTCATAGTGACTGAATTTTCTATTTTCTCAACTAAATCGAATTTCTTTGAAAGTACAAGACCGTGAATGCTGTTGTTTTCATCATCCTTAGGCAAAAAATATCTCTTGCCGTCGAGTGTGAATTCACCATTTCTAACCCTGTTAGCGTATGGAAAAAGAAATGCAGAACCAAAGTGGGTTGGACTGTCATCATATCTTTCTAGCAGGATAGCCGTTCCATTGAGATTCAACTTATCTAGGTGCGATCCGACTATTGATATTACAGCTCCGTTACTATCATCGCCTATGCTTATGTCCATATATGTATAGATACAAAAAAGATTTAATGTTTCTGAATGAAGCTAATCAGAAATATACGACCGAATTTCTCAAATCTTCCATATCTACAGCTAATAATCCGAAAGACAGTATTTCAATCTTACCTGTATTTTTCTTTAAACAGTTTACCTGCAATTCTTTTCCCGTCTTTAGTGAGTTCATAGTAGATGCCTGCGGGCTTATAGTTTATTTCGCGTGCCTTTATCTTTATCCATGGTTTTACCGAGGAAGTTGGAGATCTTTTTAATGGCCCCTGAAAGACCCTTATAAGCCTAAGACTTTCCATTTTCTTGCATTTCTCCTTGATCTCTTTCTCATCGTAGGTAGGGGCCCAACCGCTGGCACCGAGGAGCCGATGCGCCATATATTTTGGGCTGTCTGGACCATACCTATAAATGTGTACTAGTATCTTCTCGCATAACTCACCCAACTCAGGTTCGTCTTGATTAACCATCTCTCATTGGCTTTGTCAAATATCCGTTGATATTTGACTTCCTGCCATCTGCTCCACATCTTTTGACTGCTTCACAGCTTCACCTGGCAGGCCTTTATGGGATCGTTTCAGACATGTCCGATACCTGAATGCAATGTTTATGCATGCATTCACATCACGGTCTATCTCAAGACCGCAGGAATCACACTTCAGGATCCTGCCATGCTCTATTCGGGTCAGTGACCCACATACCGAGCACATCCTGCTGGTGTTCCTTGTTTCCTTTCTTGTCAGCTCTATGACAGGAAGGCCTTCCCATGATGCCTTATACATTACCTGGGATGCAAGCATCCCATATGGAAATGCATTCTTAAGAAGGAATCTGTAATCCTTCCCTTTTCCATCGCCCTTCTTTGTAATCTTATTTATTCCCCTAATGTTCTCAAGGACAATCATCTCTTTTCTCGTGGATGCGTTAGAGACAATTGCCTTGCTTGTTTCATGCATGATCTGCTTTACCCTGTTTCTTTCCCTCTTTCCATACTTTGATAAAATCTTCTCTCGAATCCTCCTGTCATTCCTGTGGAAATGGGATTCCTTCTTCCTGTAGCGTTGCTTGATCTCAACGACATTTGAGAGATCATATATTTCATGATGGAATTCATTCCCTACTGTTGCATTCCTTAAATTCCGATCAACACCGACTGTAGTGGTGCATTCAATAGCATCGACATCCCTCCCTATGGTGAGAGAGAGTGTGTACGCCGACAAAGCAAAAGAATGCACTTTCACCATCGATGTTGCATCTCTTACATATGCATTCAGTGGTATGCTTTCGTATTCCCTATTGGCTATTGGGATCATTAGGTTTCCGCCAACTATCTTAAACCCATAATATGTGGATAGCATTGGTTTCTCGACGTGAGGCACGGTTGCCTTCTGCTTTTTCTTCAATCTCTTCCTGTATGTCTTCACAAGTGCAACTGCCTTGTTAATGGCTTCTATATAATAATACGAAGGTATCTCGTATTCCTTAAGTTTATGATAAACTTCATTCGATACAGAATTTCTTGATGTAAGATTCTTCTCAATCATAATATTTATCGTGAAATTGACCATATCAGTAAACTTATGCATAAGCACCTTCAGGTTATCAGAAGGATAGAAATACTGTTTTACGGCCTTGAAAGCGTACACAAATACATATACCACTATCATACATAAATTTACTTACAGGTCAAAGGATTAATAGATCAACTAAAATTTGCAAATGTCCCTAGATTGAAAAGTATATCTTCGTTCATAACGTTTTTTAAAATGCGGTCACGAAATTTGAGATTACCGTGATTAAAAATATTTATTTTAGGGAAATTAAGGAGCTGTGAAATACCAGGACAGCGCCGTGTCTGAAATAATAGGTACGGTTATACTCTTCGCCATAGTTGTTACTTTAGTAACGGCTTACATGTCTTGGTATGTTCCCTTACAGGAAGAAAGGTCCCAAGGGGAATACTATTCGGAAACATTGTCCGCAATAACCCAATTTGTGAGTAAAACTTACCAAAACAGCACCTTCGTACAAGAGTTTCCTTCCGGCATATATTCAGGGATTGGCTCTACAGCTGATACAGCAGTCTCCTACAGTAATTCTTTAACGTCTTCTCTAAATGTAACTATGCAAATTGAGCTGAATGCCTCTGGCAAGCTGAAATATGTAAATGAAACGGAGGCATACACGACCGCGGGAATATTGAAAAGCTATCCTTATACAGATTTCTTAAAGGTTGAAACTTTCAATGTATATGGAAACTTTATATCTATTGATAAGACGTATTACGGACCTCTAAACTTCAACCTATCGAGCAACGAATTAAGATTCAATGGCGTTTCTTTATCTTCAAAGGGAAGCGTAGTTTCATCCCCGTCTTCTATATCTGTCTCAGGGGTTCCTGTTGAATCAAAGATCTTCCAAGCAGTCAAGGGGCAAATTCTGAATTTAAGCGGAACAAAAGGAATTGTAGAGAAAATAACAATACTCTCGCTAAACTATACTTTAAACGGAAGTTTTTCATTATCCTTATTCCGC
This genomic stretch from Thermoplasma volcanium GSS1 harbors:
- a CDS encoding archaellin/type IV pilin N-terminal domain-containing protein encodes the protein MKYQDSAVSEIIGTVILFAIVVTLVTAYMSWYVPLQEERSQGEYYSETLSAITQFVSKTYQNSTFVQEFPSGIYSGIGSTADTAVSYSNSLTSSLNVTMQIELNASGKLKYVNETEAYTTAGILKSYPYTDFLKVETFNVYGNFISIDKTYYGPLNFNLSSNELRFNGVSLSSKGSVVSSPSSISVSGVPVESKIFQAVKGQILNLSGTKGIVEKITILSLNYTLNGSFSLSLFRYLSFALNGTIEANEDSFRYNNMTIKYAQNFLNVSSISSFTVNDFYINYRDFYIAF
- a CDS encoding aldose 1-epimerase; this encodes MDISIGDDSNGAVISIVGSHLDKLNLNGTAILLERYDDSPTHFGSAFLFPYANRVRNGEFTLDGKRYFLPKDDENNSIHGLVLSKKFDLVEKIENSVTMRYIMADECYPSPIEIFITHTVSEGKYTCRVKASNRGLTRAPVSAGFHPYFLYNGRWAIKKPRDTWKLEYDGQFPTGKMDKFLFEEDSFMHEFDNQFFADEDIVVDMGSHMIQIERENMPFFVIYNGKYSGGKSVAIEPMMSAVDAFNNGIGLRIVNPGESIEFAYSVEIRE
- a CDS encoding RNA-guided endonuclease InsQ/TnpB family protein; this encodes MYAFKAVKQYFYPSDNLKVLMHKFTDMVNFTINIMIEKNLTSRNSVSNEVYHKLKEYEIPSYYYIEAINKAVALVKTYRKRLKKKQKATVPHVEKPMLSTYYGFKIVGGNLMIPIANREYESIPLNAYVRDATSMVKVHSFALSAYTLSLTIGRDVDAIECTTTVGVDRNLRNATVGNEFHHEIYDLSNVVEIKQRYRKKESHFHRNDRRIREKILSKYGKRERNRVKQIMHETSKAIVSNASTRKEMIVLENIRGINKITKKGDGKGKDYRFLLKNAFPYGMLASQVMYKASWEGLPVIELTRKETRNTSRMCSVCGSLTRIEHGRILKCDSCGLEIDRDVNACINIAFRYRTCLKRSHKGLPGEAVKQSKDVEQMAGSQISTDI